The Syngnathus acus chromosome 12, fSynAcu1.2, whole genome shotgun sequence genome contains the following window.
ACTAGTGTTTAACAAGCTGACATGAACAGTTGCAtctcattgtttttaatttatatttttttcttcaattgtattttaatgtgTTTAATATATgcagcatttttgtttgagtAGAAAGTTCAAAAAAATGTAGACTAGGAGCCAGGAAGTTTGTAATTACCATGTCTGAAAAGCCAGCCAGGGTGGCATGTCTTGATTTCTTCAGAGTGGCTTCCATCTGGCCACTCTACCATACAAGCCTGTTTGGTGAAGTGCTGCAGAGAGGGTTTTCCTTCTAGAAGGTTCTCCTTAATGTTCTTCTTAACAGGGGAGCTCTGGGATAGTGACCGTCAGGATCTTGGTCAAAGAAGAATAGAAGCCTCAAAACAAGGTGATAAGTTAATGTACGTCTTAAAAATGTGTGCGTCCATTTGTGTTTTACTCTAGGATTTTCTCATGATGCGTCTGGACTTTCTCAGGTCCTGGTCTCTCCTGGTATTTGTGGATGAGTGGTTGCCTCTCCACCATGCTCCTTGACACCCTCGAGTGCTTGGGAGGgaacacacaaaagaaatttAGTATACTGTAATGGAATGATTCCCAACCAGCAACTTGGTTTTGATTTGACGTCGCTTCTTCGGCATATGGGTGATTTTGAGAGATGCATTTTGTTTACACACTAAATAGACTGATGTCGCATTTATCATATAATGTAAacggtgaaaaaaaacaaaaaaacgaacCTCACCCCAAAATCTGAATTAATAAAACTTGCAGTGTGAACGTTGGCTTAATTTTGAAGTCGCGTTCTAAAATTCTTGGTTCAGTTCcaattacagtacatcacACTGAGCATAACTTTGACTAAAGCAAATCTCACACACCTCGACTGCATTAGAGGTCCAGTCCGATTGCACCCCTTGACACTCTGTCTCCGGTGCTGCATCCATCCACAGATCAGCTCATGTGCGATCATTACGTAGAGCAAAACGATGAGCACGAAGGGATCCATTCAAAACACCCCTAAGAAACAATGagggcaaaaataataaagcatAATTTTTGTGTCCCTTGGTTACTCTTTCTCTTTGGTCCTTCAAGTCACCAGGCACAAATGGCTGCAGATGTGGTCACGCACTAGCCATGCAACCATGACAACAAGCATCCTTTAAATGAACGTATTTCATCTGAATGACGGGAGTTACTGAGTCCAGACTGTTGCTAGGGACAGGATGATCTCATCGGCGTCTGAAAagaaagtttctttttttttttttagcgtgAGCGTGCGGACTGAATTGGCATTTGGTTATGACATTAAAAGATGAATATGAGGCAGGTGGCCAAcattttagcatttagctaCTGCAATTATACCTGCAACTTATACTCAACTTGGAGGAAAGCACCTTTTGTTAGAATTCACCCATGTTCCATGGAAGCGAGAAGAAACAAACTATGATGGAGGATCCCAGAAGAATCCTTCCAGGAGTGTGTGACAGAGAAGGCCGTGAAAGTGAGTTAAGATTCTTCTAGAGGTGTCACAATTAATTGATTCCTCGAGCACAAActgattatcaaattaatcgcCTCGTATTGTTATAATAGAGTAATGGTTTAGAGACGTTTGTTAACTAAATATCGTCCAAATCTTCTGATTCCAGGCTCTCAAAAGTCGGATTTCTCTGTTCCTTCATAAAAGCTGACTACTTTATCTTTTATgtttaatcaaaataagaaatttgcaaacatctgcttttaccTGGGAAAACAATGACCATAAATTCTCAGAgttgtttttaatctttaaatgGTAAGACAAAGTTAAAGAAATATAATTGGTTAATAAATAGCAATCGGggggaaatattttgaaagcactttaacgcaAATACAATCGTATCAGATTATTCGAATAATCGATGGAATAATCGAGTCTAAAAAATATTGCTAACCCTAGATTCGGGAGATGAACACCTTATGCAGATTGTATAATGTGTTTATTCTGGCTGCATTGTAGTTAATACTCAAAAAGTTTCTTCTTACTTCCCAGGTATGCATTAAAATGTCAGTCCCAAACATTTCAATGCTTATCAAtttaatgtacagtatttatcAGTTACACAGGTTTAAAGCATGTAAAATATCCTTCAGAAATCGGTCGACTTTTCTTGACTATCATTCCTCCTTTCCGCTTTCCCGGTAGGGCACCCTATCAATTTAGAATCACCCTTGTAAAAAATCTTTCTCCTGAGAATCCATCACAGTTGATGTCCATCATACAATTGTTTGACAACATCTATCATCCTCATGACCTTTTGTGCTTCAAACTTACATGACATTCCGTCTTACTTCATCTCAGGGAATGCTCACACTTAGAGAAGATGGTGTTTTTTAACTTGAGGAGCGTTCCTACAGTTTTCCACATGGACCTTCACTTCCTTCGGCAATGAGCTCAGTCTCGAGGTCATCACCGGATATAATTCAGTATATGTGCTGATTTTACTGTGTTTACTATGCAAGTatttgtacgtgtgtgtgtgtgtgtgggttggtctgcgtgtgcgtgtgtgatgtAAGGCCGATACAAGCAGTTCTTCTGCTGTGATATCGCCTAAATTTCACTAAGCCACGAGAGGTGGCGAGACCGCCTTTCGTCCACTCTCACGCCACCTCCCTCTCTCTGACAGCAGCAGAGACCTGCACACAATATTGGGTAGAAGGGAATAGTGCCTATAGTGTAGTGGAAAGATGCTATCCTAGCTATAGACACATACAGAGATAATGTTGAACCCAGCTGCCATCGGGTGAGATTGTGCTGGTGGAACTCTCACGTGGTCTTCCTGTTCACATGgagaacataaataaaaacattaaaaaaaacatggatagAGCCAGATTGAGGTTATCGTTAGAGTTcctctacagcaggggtgtcaaactcatttttttcgcgggccgcattgtagtcatcgCTTCTTTTGTAGGGCCatcatgactgtcaacccaaataaatgtatgagcatctcatgttatatacagtaaaagctacaaaacaaactgacaaataactcgttttcaaatcagacgagtaaaaactggtcaaatatttaaaaaaaaagatattattaaaagtgaagacaatttgcaattctagtaatgacacacgaatttgatacacaatttgtctttgtgggccacataaaatgatgtggcgggccgtatctggccaaccgggccttgagtttgacacctgtgctctacAGCTTGAACATACCGTGACATCTGCTTCATAGGTCTCGTTGCTGAAACCGGCGTAAGCTTCGGGAGATGAAGCCCTGACTGTCATTTGGGTGCGTAGGTAGTAGACAAGCAGGGCAATCAATGTGCcaatcagcagcagcaccacaatGACTGATGCTGCAATCCCTCCTGCATTGGGCTTGGTTGAGGCTacagatgaaataaaatgaaggtTTGATTTGTTATCATTTTGGATACTTAACACAAGATATACTctgacttttgttttaaactaaaaatatGGGATTCTTGATATGATTCTCTTTACTTGTGGCTCCATCCGTGACTTTTTTAGCACAGTTGACACCGATGGTGTACTCAATGTCATCAAGGGCAAAAACACCAGTAGCACCTTTGATTCCCTCAATCACAATCTGGCAACAACAGCAGAATAGATAAAAGTCAGTGTCACGGCGAGGTTGAGTAAATGTTGATTAAGTGATGTGAAAGTCTAACCTGATATTCTTCAGTGGACACGATGTCAACCTCAAAGCGTCTCCATGGTCCCCCTAGCTCTTTCACCTCTAGCTGCTCATTGAGAAGATCTTTGGACAATGTCCACACCCTTAGCTGGCTGTCCGCTacaacatgcaaaaaaaacccacaggCTGTTATAAAGCAAAGCAGTTTTTCACAGAACATTTCAAATCaggtttaaaacaaaactgttgtgaACTATCTTTAAAACCTGATTCTTACATGAATATGGTTTGTAGGCCCAGAATTTCAAGCAAGTGCCTTTTGTCCGAGGTAGATGAGGGCTCAGCAGATGAGCCTTCTGGTTGGCTGCTGTCCGGTTGCTACTTGGaatgaacaggaagtgacctGGAAAAAGGAGATGGGAAGATGGTCATTGTGAAATGGACACACCCTGTCCCTTGACATATTCTTCTGTTTGGGATtttcaagggaaaaaaaacttgattgattgattgattgattgattgattgactgattgattgatttggtTCTGCGGTTGACCTTTCTCCGTTCCAAGTGTGTGGTCTTCCAAGGGGGTAAAGTAGTGGTTCTCTTTTTCGTGACTCGTCAACTCCCAATCCAGTTGGTCCCGCTTGATGTTTTGAGTGTTACTCCAGGTACACATTCCTTTCTCGAGACTGCACTTTGAACCTAAGACAATGTCCAACATCAGCATGAAAAACAGACTGCGTAGGTAAatctgatatatttttttatgatattaAACGTGGACTAAAATAGAATAACTTGGGGTATGTCGTTGAATCACCATACCTTGATTTTCACATGGATGTGCAGAAAGGAAAACATCATCAATTGCAATATGAGtgtcttttcctcctcttcctgtgaCTTCAAACTGCAACTAAAGAACAAAAATTCAACTATCAATAAGACATTTTGATCCCTTTTAGGATATCTCCTCGACTTTATTTGTCTGATATTTACAGTGAAAGTTGATGATTTTAATACCTGCCAGTCCAGAAGGTTGCTGGAGATATTGGCATTACCATGGAGCCAGACATCTCCCTGGTTCAGACTGCTCATAAAGATCTTGACCCTCTCACCTTTCACTGGCTTCATATACACTGACAGAGAGCCTGCAAATAATTCACACTTATGTTATAGTGTGTGTGACTTCTTGTTGTTTGGGGGACTCACCTGGATTCTCGCTTCCCATGTGATACCAGAAATTTACACACTCAGTACGAGTTGTTCCCTGGCGAACAGGCGATGTGAGAGTTGTGATTGCGCCAGTGGGAAGGACACTTCTTCCAGTTTTAACCATCATGTAGAAACCTACAGTGCACACAGAACaggaaaaatggatggaaaatgtAGAATTGTTAATTATGAGTCCTTCTTTAGGTGTCAGTTTTTCCATTGACTGCACTCGACCTTATGTAGTGTTGCTGAtttcaaaaatttttttaCTCCTGTGAGTAGCTAAGTGGAGCAACCAAACAGATGTAAAAATGTATGGTTCAGATTACTCCAAAATACAACCTGAATAAACACATTGACTGTTTAAATAATTTTCTGataatgtcaatcaaaagtatttttgagtaattattatttgtgtaccgtattttccggactataaggcgcacctaaaaacctcagattttctcaaatgccgacagtgcgccttatagtcaggtacgccttatatatggaccaaattctgGCCCACGGGCCACATTTGGCCcgtctaaatttaaactggcccgaagcattgtgtcataaaatcaatcataagtggcccgctgaagactatgaaccatgaatcaaaaagactatggatcattattttgtgattataaagtaatttgttgcgtctgaagttgaaataaaaaagataaaatggagaatgatttgatttggatgaaaaatctgacatgatgtaacctggcctgtttactgcagtcacaaacaccaatatcactcttcttattcatacaacaataacaacaataaaacaaacttaatacatctaataaaaagttcattcaactttcataaaattgttaatttgttattattttaatctttaacttttaaagtttACTGATCTatctgactgttttgttttgtacttatTAAAGCAAgctttacatgtttattttgtgtgttgtgtgatattaacattattgatatattgttattgttttcactctttcaagttattatattgtgattgcattaatggtgcgccttatagtccggtgcgccttatatatggacaaagttttaaaatgggccatttattgaaggtgcgccttatagtcctgtgtgccttatagtccggaaaatacggtatatttgACTAATGTTGTGGCAGTTCATGTACAGTACTAGACAAAAAGGTACTTTTCATTACCCAGTTCTGTCTCCAGAGTGTGATCGCTTTTGGGTTCCGTCGCTTTTGCAGTCAGTCCGTTTCTATGGACCCAATAAACCCGACCAGAACTGATGTAGCCACACTGCTGAGCCTCAAAAGAACACAACCTTGGGACAGAACAGGGACGGGCCACCAacgtcacatcatcaatggcCACCTGGCCATCAAAACCGGAGCGTACAGCTTCAAACATCAGCTGTGGGTGGAGTAAATATTGGTCAAAGTGAGATACTAAATGCAAAAGTGATTAGTAGGGAGGACGTTGCGGTATACCTGATATGTTGTGAACTGATGAGGCACTGGGCATTGTGCTTCATGCCACATGTTGCCGTGAGCTCCATTGCGGGTCCACAGCAACTTCTCATAACCATCCTCATCAAATAACTTCACATTGAGAGCCCCTAAGAGAAGATAATGATATTCAGATATGATACAACCGTGTAGATGAGCTATCCTGGCTGAGTACCTCACCATTGTTTGGCCCATAGATTTTGTAGAAGAAGGTCAGGCAGAGGCCGGTATGACCAGGTAATAATGGCAATGACAGTAAGCGTCCAAAAACACCATGCAGTGAGGAACTCCACATGTCCACCACAAGACTTTTACCTATGACAAGAGTGAAAAGAATTCCAGTGATGTAACATATTAGATGTTGCCAATGATGATTAGTGCAACGATTTGGCTTCATTCTACAAACATTACatacatataccgtattttccggactataaggcgcacgggactataaggcgcaccttcaatgaatggcccattttaaaattttgtccttatataaggcgcaccggaccataaggcgcaccattaatgcatcatgtcagatttttcaaccaaatcaaatcattctccattttatcttttttatttcaacttcagacgcaacaagttactttataatcacaaaataatgatccatagtctttttgattcatgattcatagtcttcagcgggccacttatgattgatttcatgacacaatgcttcgggccagtttaaatttaggaatttggtccatatataaggcgcaccggactataaggcgcactgtcggcttttgagaaaattttaggtttttaggtgcgccttatagtccggaaaatacggtaaatagaATTGTATGAATGTGCACTCAGGAAGTGAGACCCTCTAAAATACTATATAGTCATCAAGCACAGTTATATGAGCGTACCCAACCCGATGGTGTGGTCCATCCCATCGAACAGTGACCAGTCAAAGTTGTCACTTTTATCCTGATGCCAGCCACATAACCCTTCTTCAAAGTTACATGACATTGCTTCTCAATAACCAtgcaaaacaaagcagagTATTGCAGCAAAGTGTTACGGATCATTCCGTTTGGATCTtgataaaataatgataaaagtTACCCGTTGAAGAAGATGGATAATAGTCAGCATGGCAACCAGTGAAGTGAACGTTTTTTACTTTAATCTTGGTGGAAGGGGACAGTTTTAGCACACGAGATTCAAATGCCAACTGATGGAGAAAACGAAAAGATGAGCCAAGATGGAAAATCTTTTAAATGATTCAGGGTTTGGCCATaatttgactgtttttttcatctgctgcACCTGAAAACGATGTTTCCTGGCTCCGATGGCCACTCGTGCAGGTTGCCACTCTGTCTCCCCTATTCCTGTCTTTCCACTGAACTCCCACAATTCAGCCTGCACACCCAACATGCTGTCTATCACTCTGACCGATAGGTCACCTGGggacaagaaataaaatggtcAAATCATTGTTGTATATATCCTGGgagaaaatatgaagaaatgTAGCTGATAAGTGTACCAATATGATCTGAATCTCCAGTGAGTGAATAATCAAATTGTAAAGTGCAAGCAGGGCCGGAGGGGCCCAGGAGCGGGGTCCGTGTCTGCGCCTTAGTCAATTGCTGACCTGGGGCCTCGTCCACATAAAGGTACTCCTCTGTCAAAAATAAGCATGTATTTATAGTGTGGCTAtctcccataaaaaaaatgtataaaccAATGATCAGTGTCAATCTGTACCTTTTTCTGAAGAATGTTGGTGAAGTACCCAACCCTGACTCCCAATGCTTGTGTCTGTCCAGCCTGAGCTGCCTTTACTGTACGAGAAGTCTCCTGTGACTCAGACAAGACAATAATATTAGAATAATAATTGTATGGATCAGAAGTCAAATCAaagttttccattttgttagTTAGTACGTATAAAGCAGAACCACCAATTCACTATGAAAATCAGTGGCGAAGGTCATCTCTCCTGAAAAATGCTTGGACCTCCCAGGACAGGCCACTTTTGGATATTTTCCCAGAAATTCTCTTTTTACATTTCCACCCTTCTCCCATAGGGAACAGATGTAGAATCTTTaacagcaatttttttttttttttttaatgtttgggGTTTGTAAAAAGACATCCTTGCCTCCCcaccaagaaaagaaaatcctccACCAATGCTTAGGGGAATCAAACCTGGAGCATTTTGGACAATTTTTAATCTTCAATTGATCTGACATGTTTGTATTAAAATCTTAAAAATGTGTGCCAAGGATGTTAACCACTAGGCTATATACTGTGGTGCCCGATCTTCATTATtttcaaagagaaaaacatAATTTGTGTGAGTGTCTTTGCGTGGGACCAGACACAAGTGATGAGTAAACGTCAAGGTACGTATACTTATGGAAGTTGCAGGTAGAAAAAGAACTATGATCCCAAGGGTGTGGACTGAATTATCTACATACCATGCTAACACACTAAGATGACTCATTACTGTTTCTGGTTGAGCAAAACGGTTTGACCGGCTGAACCATGTAAGCAAACAGGTTTAACGCACTCACCACATACGGCTTCATCCTCTCCTCCCTGGCAGTCGGTTTCAAAATTACACAACTTTTCAGGCACCGTGCAAGGGTTTTCGGGAGATTTAGGGAATTTATCTAGCCAGATactttctggaaaaaaaagtgtgtcactgcaactacttcaaataACGAggaaactcttttttttttagactatTTGATTGTGTCGAACCGTAGAATTTGTCCTCATTACCATTTGACCTGCGGCATTCAGGAGACAATACAATGTTGTCGATAGCGACACCTCCATAGGCGAGTTCCCTGACTGCTGCCATGAAAAGAATCTGTCAAATAATTGAggaaacataaaaaaacactatTATTTCAAGGATAAATACAAGACCGGTTGTCTGCGCATACTAAATGTTTGGCCTTgcattgaaaatgatttgtctaaaaataaaaaatacaactgtgtgttttgtgtgtgtggatttaGGAGAAACACTCACTTGAAAAGTTGAGTTGTTGACAATTTCCACTTCAGCTTTTACCCAAACATCACCCAGAGCTCCACCTCGtttccacactggtgagattCTCTTATCAGCAACCAGTACCGTCAGCCCACCGGACCTCGGCCCAAACTGGTGCGTGTACATGACCATCTAAAGCAGGAAGTTGACGGACATGGCTCAAATGacatgaatgtaaaaaaaaataaaaataaatccaacgAAGCAAACATGTCGGCTTGCCTTGCAAGGATGAGTACTATTAGTGGGTTCAAGGCGAGGACTTTGGAAACCAGCCCAATCTTTTCCAAGCCCTTCATCGGGAACCGTGACATACAAGAAGTGACCTGCAATGTTCGTTAACTTTAGTGTAAGTAGAGTAGACTAAAGATAgcgtaaaataaataatggcgCAGAAACATGGTTGAATAATGAATTAGAATTGGTAGTACCCGATGCGCTGTTGCTGGAATGATCCCGTCCTGGTCCTTTCAGAGGATCTGTGTTGGATACGTTTTTCTGATTGGTCCTTATCCATTTTAAATTGGACAATGACCTGAGGTCCCAATCACACAAATCTTTCTCAAAGTCACAGCGCCGATATCCCTCTGCACACAAATACGCACAAAGTTACACAGTGCTATTTTAACTGTTGTGTTGATTGACAATACCGGCGATATTCACACAATTTCATATGTTGTAGTTTGCAGTGGTGTAGAACAATAACACGAGCTTTGTTAAGGTCACAGGGAAACTGGAGTTCATCATAGCTGACTAGATACTAGGACTGCtcgattatgaaaaaaaaatgatcccGATTATTTTGGCATTAATTAAAATCACtattattcaaatgatcatttttttcctgtaaaaCCAAGAATGTgtttaaacaataaaaaatattacaacaaatatatttctttgaaaaaacaatgtaAGTACAAAACCTataaaattgtttgttttaaaatttccaaaaaagtgcaaatgtataaataaaagtgCAACTTccttgtatttaaaaaacaaatagcttTTAATCATAGAGTGTGACAATCGTAATTGTATTTGAATTTCCATTAACTGCACAACCCACATGACAGTGCAGTTAACTATAAATCATACAAATCAATGTAacgttgatttatttattagtttaTTAGCACTGAGTAACATGGTTTCACCCGATAAATACAGCGACCTCAGTTATTATGGAGAAATCTCAGGTTGTGTTCCACCACCTGACAAACTGCGACTCAACTGAAAGATCCAGAAAGACTGACTGAATCTTTATACCAACACAGCTGCTTAATGccatttctttgtttgtgaTTACTCACCACAGTTCTCCTCATCGGTCCTGTCGCCACAATCATCAGTGCCGTCGCATACCTGACGTTGGGTGACGCAGCCCCCACGTTTGCACGCCAGCATTTCGGCCGGACACTCTTTGCCAGGTAGTGGCACTGGAGAAGTAAGGAGTGGTAACAACTCAATTTACAAAGCATTTTATTCCTATTCCTAATTTACTGTTCTGTATCGTAGATATTTTCAGCGTGGTGGGGAAATGTTCGAATTTTTGTGGGGTGGTGTTTTGAAATTGAGAAATTTGGGTGCTCACAGGGCAAAGCACAGTCCAGGAACTCAAGTTGATCCACAGCAACATCTCCTTTCCGCCCCTGCAAGCGGTTTGAGTTAAGATGGATCTGAAAAGGTGCGGCGATGCGGCCCAGAAAGATAGTGGCCTCCCTCCATCCTCGGACGCTGGTGGCTTCAGGCCGCCACACTATGGCTTTTTCGAAGTCATTGTGGAGGACAGATGCAAATAGCGGAGAGGAGCCAAGACCCGTTTCACCTACGAGGACATCACATTCATATCTGAGCTCCGGTCCGTGTTGTCATATTACACATCATAATGcgctgcaattaaaaaaaaaaacattttgtacctGAATCCCACAGGAAATATCTGAGACGAAGGCGACATGTTGGTGAGGACTCTTGCATCTTTGGTGAAACAAGGACTGCAGTTTTGACACTAGAGGACTTGACCTCTGTTACACCCATAAACCAGCCTGTGGGCAACGTATTACACATACATTTTATTGCCGGATTCCGCCACTTcatcttttttccccaacttCTTTTGCGACAAAGTGGAATAttacattcatttgtttttaagtcaTACCTGAAGCAGTCCCAGTGGTGAAATCAGAGGATGGTCCGCTATCTGGGAGTGTGTCACCTCTTTGACGCTGTTCCCACCTGTATGCTGCATTCAAGGACTGGTCCTTCCATCCACATATTCCTGTGTCCTCAAAATCACATTGAAATCCCTTCCCGCTGTAGCCTTGAAAGGAAATTAAGAGTTTAAATTTGCCTTGCAATTCTGGGTTTGAATACTGTGGCTATAAAAATTCTACACACCCTAGTTTAGATACCAAAGACCAAGATAAATAATTGCCATCTCAATCCTGACTTTATTGGGAATGAATGATTAGATAGATGTTAAATGTCGAGAACCATACCACAGTCTTGTTCGTCATCGCAATCCAAACAGTCACACACAAAGTCGCATTTCCTCTCAGGGCTGAGACAAGGTTGAGAAGTAGCTGCGTGAAAGGAAGAGAACAATGTTCATTCAAGTTTGAATGGTTCCGTTTTAGCTCAAGGGGAACATCTAAAAACAGCTATTTCGCATTGATTctattttttgaaaatcaaCATTGCATTTGAATTTTGCATCATGCATGTCCAGGTTTTGATCTCTTATCATGACTGTCAGAGTTTATGGCACAATTCAAGGCTCAGAGGCCAGAAGGAAAGTTAGCGAGTTGATGCTGGGAGAATGCCACCTGTCAATCCAAAGGTCTCTCAATCAGATGTGTTGAAGACCACATTGGACAAATATACCGCGTGTATCTATTGTCAGCACATTCTCTTGGGGTGATGAGGCTCATACTTATTGG
Protein-coding sequences here:
- the mamdc4 gene encoding apical endosomal glycoprotein gives rise to the protein MWWKRSFIHQIRISAIILALILHLATSQPCLSPERKCDFVCDCLDCDDEQDCGYSGKGFQCDFEDTGICGWKDQSLNAAYRWEQRQRGDTLPDSGPSSDFTTGTASGWFMGVTEVKSSSVKTAVLVSPKMQESSPTCRLRLRYFLWDSGETGLGSSPLFASVLHNDFEKAIVWRPEATSVRGWREATIFLGRIAAPFQIHLNSNRLQGRKGDVAVDQLEFLDCALPLPLPGKECPAEMLACKRGGCVTQRQVCDGTDDCGDRTDEENCEGYRRCDFEKDLCDWDLRSLSNLKWIRTNQKNVSNTDPLKGPGRDHSSNSASGHFLYVTVPDEGLGKDWAGFQSPRLEPTNSTHPCKMVMYTHQFGPRSGGLTVLVADKRISPVWKRGGALGDVWVKAEVEIVNNSTFQILFMAAVRELAYGGVAIDNIVLSPECRRSNESIWLDKFPKSPENPCTVPEKLCNFETDCQGGEDEAVCGDFSYSKGSSGWTDTSIGSQGWVLHQHSSEKEEYLYVDEAPGQQLTKAQTRTPLLGPSGPACTLQFDYSLTGDSDHIGDLSVRVIDSMLGVQAELWEFSGKTGIGETEWQPARVAIGARKHRFQLAFESRVLKLSPSTKIKVKNVHFTGCHADYYPSSSTAMSCNFEEGLCGWHQDKSDNFDWSLFDGMDHTIGLGKSLVVDMWSSSLHGVFGRLLSLPLLPGHTGLCLTFFYKIYGPNNGALNVKLFDEDGYEKLLWTRNGAHGNMWHEAQCPVPHQFTTYQLMFEAVRSGFDGQVAIDDVTLVARPCSVPRLCSFEAQQCGYISSGRVYWVHRNGLTAKATEPKSDHTLETELGFYMMVKTGRSVLPTGAITTLTSPVRQGTTRTECVNFWYHMGSENPGSLSVYMKPVKGERVKIFMSSLNQGDVWLHGNANISSNLLDWQLQFEVTGRGGKDTHIAIDDVFLSAHPCENQGSKCSLEKGMCTWSNTQNIKRDQLDWELTSHEKENHYFTPLEDHTLGTEKGHFLFIPSSNRTAANQKAHLLSPHLPRTKGTCLKFWAYKPYSSDSQLRVWTLSKDLLNEQLEVKELGGPWRRFEVDIVSTEEYQIVIEGIKGATGVFALDDIEYTIGVNCAKKVTDGATTSTKPNAGGIAASVIVVLLLIGTLIALLVYYLRTQMTVRASSPEAYAGFSNETYEADVTEDHVRVPPAQSHPMAAGFNIISVSAAVREREVA